The sequence CTCCCTAGGTCGAGCTAGGGTCCTCGCGTCTCAGATATCGGAGTAGAGGGCGAACTCCCAGGGGTGGGGCCTTAGCCTGATGGCGTCGACCTCGTTGGTCCTCTTGTAGGAGATCCAGGTCTCGATCAAGTCCTTGGTGAAGACGTCGCCCTTGAGGAGGAAGTCGTGGTCCTTCTCGAGGGCGTCCAGGACCACGTCCAGGGAGCCCGGGAGGTGCTTGACCTTGCGCGCCTCGGCCTCGGGCAGC is a genomic window of Vicinamibacteria bacterium containing:
- the glnA gene encoding glutamine synthetase (forms a homododecamer; forms glutamine from ammonia and glutamate with the conversion of ATP to ADP and phosphate; also functions in the assimilation of ammonia; highly regulated protein controlled by the addition/removal of adenylyl groups by adenylyltransferase from specific tyrosine residues; addition of adenylyl groups results in inactivation of the enzyme), which gives rise to INLVYSKRNRSACIRIPMYSSSERAKRIEFRTPDPSCNPYLSFAACLMAGLDGVANKIDPGQPIDKDLYELPEAEARKVKHLPGSLDVVLDALEKDHDFLLKGDVFTKDLIETWISYKRTNEVDAIRLRPHPWEFALYSDI